From a single Chitinophaga sp. Cy-1792 genomic region:
- a CDS encoding GH92 family glycosyl hydrolase — MKKVGLLVAALLVMNGVRSQTVDKVTDPADWVNTLMGSDSKVSLSNGNTYPAIALPWGMNFWMPQTGKMGDGWGYQYTADKIRGFKQTHQPSPWINDYGQFAIMPVTGTMKFDQNKRASWFSHKTEIAKPYYYSVYLADADVTTEITPTERAAQLRFTYPATDSAFLVVDAFDKGSYIKIIPEEKKIIGYTTKNSGGVPANFKNYFVIYFDKPFTTSTIWNDSVTVADVKELQSNHAGAVVGFKTTKGEKVTIRTASSFISFDQAELNLKNEVGNDNFDVTKSKAKAVWNKELGRLAVSGGTPEQVRTFYSSLYRVLLFPRKFYELNAKNEVVHYSPYNGEVLPGYMFTDNGFWDTFRAVHPFFTLMYPSLTSHIMEGLANAYKESGWLPEWASPGHRDCMIGSNSASLIADAYVKGIRGYDINTLYQAILKNTENEGPLESVGRKGVKYYNTLGYVPYDVKINENTARTLEYAYDDFTILQLAKALNRPKAELERFTKRSQNFRNVFDPETKLMRGRNQDGKFQTPFNPFKWGDAFTEGNAWHYTWSVFHDINALSTLMGGKESFVKMLDSVFTMPPVFDDSYYGTTIHEIREMQIMNMGQYAHGNQPIQHMIYLYNYAGQPWKTQYWVRQVMEKLYKATPDGYCGDEDNGQTSAWYVFSAMGFYPVCPGTPQYVLGTPLFAKLTMTLEDGKVMEIDAPHNSEKNLYVQKAELNGAAYTKNWIGHADLQKGGKLIFEMGNEPQKARGTNPADYPYSYSTANK; from the coding sequence ATGAAAAAAGTTGGATTGCTAGTAGCAGCTTTATTGGTCATGAATGGCGTCAGAAGCCAGACAGTTGATAAAGTAACAGACCCGGCAGACTGGGTAAACACGCTGATGGGCTCAGACTCAAAAGTTAGTTTATCTAACGGTAACACCTACCCTGCCATTGCATTACCATGGGGTATGAACTTCTGGATGCCGCAGACAGGTAAAATGGGCGATGGATGGGGATATCAATATACTGCCGACAAAATCCGCGGGTTTAAACAAACACACCAGCCGTCTCCATGGATCAACGACTATGGCCAGTTTGCCATTATGCCCGTAACAGGAACCATGAAGTTTGACCAGAACAAACGCGCCAGCTGGTTCTCCCATAAAACAGAAATTGCAAAACCATATTATTATAGTGTATATCTGGCAGATGCAGATGTAACCACAGAGATCACTCCCACTGAAAGAGCCGCTCAGCTGAGGTTTACCTATCCAGCCACTGACAGCGCCTTCCTGGTGGTAGATGCCTTCGATAAAGGTTCCTACATCAAAATCATCCCGGAAGAAAAGAAAATCATCGGCTATACCACCAAGAACAGTGGCGGCGTGCCGGCGAATTTCAAAAACTATTTCGTCATCTACTTTGACAAACCTTTTACTACCAGCACCATCTGGAACGATAGCGTTACCGTAGCAGACGTAAAAGAATTACAATCCAATCATGCCGGCGCCGTTGTTGGTTTTAAAACAACAAAAGGTGAAAAGGTTACCATCAGAACAGCATCTTCTTTTATCTCCTTTGATCAGGCAGAACTGAACCTGAAAAATGAAGTGGGCAACGACAACTTCGACGTAACAAAAAGTAAAGCCAAAGCCGTATGGAATAAAGAACTGGGCCGCCTCGCGGTTTCCGGTGGCACGCCTGAACAAGTGCGTACCTTCTACTCTTCCTTGTACCGTGTATTGCTGTTCCCGCGCAAGTTTTATGAGCTGAACGCTAAAAATGAAGTGGTACACTATAGTCCTTATAATGGCGAGGTATTACCTGGCTATATGTTTACTGATAATGGCTTCTGGGATACTTTCAGAGCGGTACATCCTTTCTTTACACTGATGTATCCGAGTCTGACCAGCCATATCATGGAAGGACTTGCCAACGCCTACAAGGAAAGCGGCTGGCTGCCTGAGTGGGCAAGCCCTGGTCACCGTGACTGTATGATCGGTTCCAACTCTGCTTCTCTTATCGCTGATGCCTATGTAAAAGGTATTCGCGGATATGATATCAACACATTATACCAGGCTATTCTGAAAAATACGGAAAACGAAGGCCCGCTGGAGTCTGTAGGTCGTAAAGGGGTGAAATATTACAACACTTTAGGTTACGTGCCTTATGATGTTAAGATCAATGAAAACACTGCCCGTACGCTGGAATATGCATATGACGACTTCACCATTCTGCAGCTGGCAAAAGCGTTGAATCGTCCAAAGGCAGAACTGGAGCGATTTACAAAGCGTTCACAGAACTTCCGCAACGTATTTGATCCGGAAACAAAGCTGATGCGTGGCCGTAACCAGGATGGCAAATTCCAGACACCTTTTAATCCGTTTAAATGGGGAGATGCATTTACGGAAGGTAATGCCTGGCATTATACCTGGTCTGTATTCCATGATATCAATGCGTTATCCACATTGATGGGTGGCAAAGAATCTTTTGTGAAAATGCTGGACTCAGTATTTACGATGCCACCTGTGTTTGACGATAGCTATTATGGTACTACCATTCACGAAATCCGTGAAATGCAGATCATGAATATGGGACAGTACGCACATGGCAACCAGCCTATTCAGCATATGATCTACCTGTATAATTATGCAGGTCAGCCGTGGAAAACCCAGTACTGGGTACGCCAGGTAATGGAGAAACTGTATAAAGCCACGCCTGATGGTTATTGCGGTGATGAGGATAACGGACAGACTTCTGCCTGGTATGTATTCTCTGCAATGGGCTTCTATCCTGTTTGTCCGGGTACACCGCAGTATGTACTTGGTACGCCACTTTTTGCCAAACTCACTATGACACTGGAAGATGGTAAAGTAATGGAAATTGACGCGCCGCATAACAGCGAAAAAAATCTCTATGTGCAAAAGGCTGAACTGAACGGTGCCGCATATACGAAAAACTGGATCGGTCATGCTGATCTTCAGAAAGGCGGTAAGCTGATTTTCGAAATGGGTAACGAGCCACAGAAAGCCAGAGGCACTAATCCGGCGGATTATCCATATTCTTATTCAACAGCAAATAAGTAA